From Bacteroidia bacterium, one genomic window encodes:
- a CDS encoding MBL fold metallo-hydrolase has product MKLHVINSGLFKLDGGAMFGVVPKSLWNKTNPADANNMCTWAMRCLLIEDGNKLILIDNGIGNKQDENFFRHFYLSGDDSLQKSLRKINFSSSDITDMFLTHLHFDHCGGSIQHNKNKTGFETTFKNATYWSNREHWEWATKPNPREKASFLKENILPIQESGQLKFVEKEGELFSDFSVMYARGHTDAMMIPHIKYKGKTIVYMADLLPSTGHIPLPYVMGYDTRPLLTMEEKKIFLEKAAEEEFILFLEHDSVSECCTVQKTEKGIRLKDTFSLSDFFGE; this is encoded by the coding sequence ATGAAACTTCACGTAATTAATTCCGGACTTTTTAAATTAGACGGAGGCGCGATGTTTGGCGTTGTTCCGAAATCCTTGTGGAACAAGACAAATCCAGCCGATGCCAATAATATGTGCACCTGGGCAATGCGTTGTTTGTTGATTGAAGATGGGAATAAATTAATTTTAATTGACAACGGAATCGGGAATAAACAAGACGAGAATTTTTTTAGACATTTTTATTTGAGCGGAGATGATTCGCTTCAAAAATCACTTCGAAAAATTAATTTTTCGAGTAGCGATATAACCGATATGTTTTTAACGCATTTACATTTTGACCATTGTGGAGGCAGCATTCAACACAATAAAAATAAAACAGGTTTTGAAACTACTTTTAAAAACGCCACGTATTGGAGCAATCGCGAACATTGGGAATGGGCGACAAAACCCAATCCGCGCGAGAAAGCAAGTTTTTTGAAAGAAAACATTTTGCCTATTCAAGAAAGTGGACAATTAAAATTTGTAGAAAAAGAAGGTGAATTATTTTCTGATTTTTCAGTGATGTATGCGCGCGGACACACTGACGCGATGATGATTCCGCACATTAAATACAAAGGTAAAACTATTGTTTATATGGCAGATTTATTACCTTCTACCGGACATATTCCTTTGCCTTACGTAATGGGTTACGATACGCGACCGCTTTTGACGATGGAAGAAAAAAAGATTTTTTTGGAGAAAGCAGCCGAAGAAGAATTTATTTTATTTCTCGAACACGATTCGGTAAGCGAATGCTGCACCGTTCAGAAAACAGAAAAAGGAATCCGATTAAAAGATACTTTTAGTTTAAGCGATTTTTTCGGCGAGTAA
- a CDS encoding methylated-DNA--[protein]-cysteine S-methyltransferase: protein MEIYTSFIKSPIGWMELTGNESGISSLIFIEENKKNIFEIHDSLKNVAYQIEEYFSGKRKIFELKLNPEGTDFQKKVWRELAEIPFGKTVSYLTIAIALGDKNATRAVGNANGKNPISIIVPCHRVIGENGKLTGYAGGLWRKEWLLQHEKKGSLGEQKQLFNL from the coding sequence ATGGAGATTTATACCTCGTTTATAAAATCGCCTATCGGGTGGATGGAATTAACAGGAAATGAATCGGGAATTTCTTCGCTCATTTTTATCGAAGAAAATAAAAAAAATATTTTTGAAATACACGATTCTTTGAAAAATGTAGCGTATCAAATCGAAGAATATTTTTCTGGCAAAAGGAAAATTTTCGAGCTCAAATTAAATCCGGAAGGAACCGATTTTCAAAAAAAAGTTTGGCGAGAATTGGCTGAAATTCCTTTCGGAAAAACTGTTTCATATTTAACAATCGCAATTGCTTTGGGCGATAAAAATGCAACGCGAGCCGTAGGAAATGCCAACGGGAAAAATCCTATTTCTATTATCGTTCCCTGTCATCGTGTAATTGGCGAAAACGGAAAATTAACTGGCTACGCTGGTGGTTTGTGGCGAAAAGAATGGTTGCTTCAGCACGAAAAAAAAGGTAGTTTAGGCGAGCAAAAACAATTGTTTAATCTTTAA